In Capillimicrobium parvum, a genomic segment contains:
- a CDS encoding ester cyclase: MSNAETNKALVERFRVEWLNNHDLEAFHDVCHADIAFHWGVMGDGQGIDGLRALEERARAGFPDLAVHSDWLDAGEQHVVRRSRVTGTHKGEWFGVPPTGRACEWTCMEAYRIVDGRIAEQWLNEDWAFVLQQIGGLPAA, from the coding sequence ATGTCCAATGCCGAGACGAACAAGGCGCTCGTCGAGCGCTTCCGGGTCGAGTGGCTCAACAACCACGACCTGGAGGCCTTCCACGATGTCTGCCACGCGGACATCGCATTCCACTGGGGCGTGATGGGCGACGGGCAGGGAATCGACGGCCTCCGGGCGCTCGAGGAGCGAGCCCGCGCGGGCTTTCCCGACCTCGCCGTCCACTCCGATTGGCTCGACGCCGGCGAGCAACACGTCGTGCGGCGCTCGCGTGTGACCGGCACCCACAAGGGCGAGTGGTTCGGCGTCCCGCCGACGGGACGCGCTTGCGAATGGACCTGCATGGAGGCCTATCGGATCGTCGACGGCAGGATCGCCGAACAGTGGCTCAACGAGGACTGGGCATTCGTGCTTCAGCAGATCGGAGGCCTGCCGGCGGCGTGA
- a CDS encoding dirigent protein, whose translation MRRAALMVVSLALTVALAAPVAVWAAGGRGGKKQGRVLTVIEHATTDATTDTGAAGDSAGDILTFANEVFDRTDARKVGTDQGFCIRVVVGTSFECNWTTLLADGQITVEGPFLDAGDSTLAVTGGTGRYRNARGFMKLHSLENGTKYSFEFHLVG comes from the coding sequence ATGAGACGGGCTGCTTTGATGGTTGTGTCGCTGGCCCTCACCGTGGCACTGGCGGCCCCGGTCGCCGTATGGGCGGCAGGCGGACGGGGCGGCAAGAAGCAGGGACGCGTGCTCACCGTGATCGAGCATGCCACCACCGACGCCACGACGGATACGGGCGCCGCGGGCGACAGCGCCGGCGACATCCTGACGTTCGCCAACGAGGTCTTCGACCGCACCGACGCGCGCAAAGTCGGCACGGACCAGGGCTTCTGCATCCGCGTCGTGGTCGGCACCTCGTTTGAGTGCAACTGGACGACGCTCCTCGCCGACGGCCAGATCACGGTCGAAGGTCCGTTCCTCGACGCCGGCGACAGCACGCTGGCCGTCACGGGTGGGACCGGCCGTTACCGCAACGCACGCGGCTTCATGAAGCTGCACTCGCTGGAGAACGGAACGAAGTACTCCTTCGAGTTCCACCTCGTCGGCTGA
- a CDS encoding AlkA N-terminal domain-containing protein: MTEDFDRCYRAIRSRDPRFDGWFITAVTSTGIYCRPSCPAMTPKRENVRFYPSAAAAQQAGFRACKRCRPDAAPGSPEWDGRADVVARAMRMIADGVVDRDGVPGLAAQLGYSVRQLQRLLLAEVGAGPIAVARAQRAQTARVLIETTALSMTDVAFASGFASIRQFNDTVRAVFASSPTDLRRRAAARDGTTPAPGAIAVRLPFRRPLCPDNLFGHLAATAVPGVEEVRGATYRRTLRLTHGAGIVELTPAADHVACRLMLADLRDLAAAISRSRWLLDLDADPVAVDEQLATDPALAPIVRAAPGRRVPRCADGPELAVRAVLGQQISTAAARTYAARLVTAIGEPVEDRGGGLTHLFPAPEALREVPVAMPASRRRTLAALLDALAGGRLDLGPGCDREAALDTLGRLPGFGPWTIGTIAMRALGDPDAFVAGDLGVRRAAEALGLPATPGALTARSAAWRPWRAYAVQYLWSTGDHEINRWPATSIQEAA, from the coding sequence GTGACCGAGGACTTCGACCGCTGCTACCGGGCCATCCGCTCGCGCGATCCGCGCTTCGACGGCTGGTTCATCACCGCGGTCACGTCGACCGGGATCTACTGCCGCCCGAGCTGCCCCGCGATGACCCCGAAGCGGGAGAACGTGCGCTTCTACCCGTCGGCGGCGGCCGCCCAGCAGGCCGGCTTCCGGGCGTGCAAGCGCTGCCGCCCGGACGCTGCGCCGGGCTCGCCGGAGTGGGACGGGCGGGCGGACGTCGTCGCGCGGGCCATGCGCATGATCGCCGACGGCGTCGTCGACCGTGACGGCGTCCCCGGCCTCGCGGCGCAGCTCGGCTACAGCGTGCGCCAGCTCCAGCGGCTGCTGCTCGCCGAGGTCGGCGCGGGGCCGATCGCGGTCGCCCGCGCCCAGCGCGCCCAGACCGCACGGGTGCTGATCGAGACCACGGCGCTGTCGATGACCGACGTCGCGTTCGCCTCCGGCTTCGCCAGCATCCGCCAGTTCAACGACACGGTACGGGCGGTCTTCGCGTCGTCGCCCACCGATCTGCGCCGCAGGGCCGCCGCGCGCGACGGCACGACGCCCGCGCCCGGGGCGATCGCCGTGCGGCTGCCGTTTCGCCGGCCGCTGTGCCCGGACAACCTCTTCGGCCATCTCGCCGCGACCGCGGTGCCCGGCGTCGAGGAGGTCCGCGGCGCGACCTATCGCCGTACGCTGCGGCTGACCCACGGCGCGGGGATCGTGGAGCTCACGCCGGCCGCCGACCATGTGGCGTGCCGCCTGATGCTCGCCGACCTGCGCGACCTCGCCGCGGCGATCTCGCGCTCGCGCTGGCTGCTCGACCTCGATGCCGACCCGGTCGCCGTCGACGAGCAGCTCGCGACCGACCCGGCGCTCGCGCCGATCGTGCGCGCCGCGCCCGGCCGCCGGGTACCGCGCTGCGCCGACGGTCCCGAGCTCGCCGTGCGGGCGGTCCTGGGCCAGCAGATCTCGACCGCCGCGGCGCGGACCTACGCCGCGCGGCTCGTTACCGCGATCGGCGAGCCGGTGGAGGACCGCGGCGGCGGGCTGACGCACCTCTTCCCGGCCCCCGAGGCATTGCGCGAGGTGCCCGTCGCGATGCCGGCGAGCCGGCGGCGCACCCTGGCGGCGCTCCTCGACGCGCTGGCCGGCGGGCGCCTCGATCTCGGCCCCGGCTGCGACCGCGAGGCCGCGCTCGACACGCTCGGCCGGCTGCCCGGCTTCGGCCCGTGGACGATCGGCACGATCGCGATGCGCGCGCTCGGCGATCCCGACGCGTTCGTCGCCGGCGATCTCGGCGTGCGGCGGGCCGCCGAGGCCCTCGGGCTGCCGGCCACCCCCGGCGCCCTCACCGCCCGCTCGGCCGCGTGGCGGCCATGGCGCGCGTACGCCGTGCAGTACCTGTGGTCGACCGGCGATCACGAGATCAACCGCTGGCCGGCCACATCGATCCAAGAGGCCGCATGA
- a CDS encoding methylated-DNA--[protein]-cysteine S-methyltransferase has product MTQMTTATIDSPIGPLSLTARDGALTHVHMHEQRHAAAPAPDALRDDAAFPEAVRQFAEYFAGERTAFDLALAPGGTPFQLRVWEALREIPYGETISYGELARRVGSPGAFRAVGLANGRNPLAIVVPCHRVIGADGGLTGYGGGLERKRWLLAHEAAHRPAPVDGQLQLQ; this is encoded by the coding sequence ATGACCCAGATGACGACGGCGACGATCGACAGCCCGATCGGGCCGCTGAGCCTGACCGCCCGCGACGGGGCGCTGACGCACGTGCACATGCACGAGCAGCGCCACGCCGCGGCGCCGGCGCCCGACGCGCTGCGCGACGACGCCGCGTTCCCGGAGGCGGTGCGCCAGTTCGCCGAGTACTTCGCGGGCGAGCGGACCGCGTTCGACCTGGCGCTCGCGCCCGGGGGGACGCCGTTCCAGCTGCGGGTCTGGGAGGCGCTGCGGGAGATCCCCTACGGCGAGACGATCAGCTACGGCGAGCTCGCCCGCCGGGTCGGCAGCCCCGGCGCGTTCCGGGCCGTCGGCCTGGCGAACGGCCGCAATCCGCTGGCGATCGTCGTCCCCTGCCACCGGGTGATCGGCGCCGACGGCGGGCTCACGGGCTATGGCGGCGGGCTGGAACGCAAGCGCTGGCTGCTGGCGCACGAGGCCGCGCACCGGCCGGCGCCGGTGGACGGGCAGCTCCAGCTGCAGTGA
- a CDS encoding SDR family oxidoreductase, with protein MSDLSGKTLIMSGGSRGIGLAIALRAARDGANVALLAKTAEPHPKLEGTVFTAAEEIEQAGGKALPIVGDVRDDESVAAAVAQTAETFGGIDVVVNNASAIDLRNTSEMDMKRYDLMQDINARGTYLLSKLALPHLRKASNAHILTLSPPINLNPRWAGASLAYTMAKYGMSLTTLGLAEELRGDGIAVNSLWPRTLIATAAVQNLLGGDAAMARSRKPEIMADAAHAILMRDSRQASGNFYIDDEVLAEEGITDLSGYGYGDDPSALQTDIFLD; from the coding sequence ATGAGCGACCTCTCAGGCAAGACGCTGATCATGAGCGGCGGCAGCCGCGGCATCGGGCTGGCGATCGCCCTGCGCGCCGCCCGCGACGGCGCCAACGTCGCGCTGCTGGCCAAGACGGCCGAGCCGCACCCCAAGCTCGAGGGCACCGTCTTCACCGCCGCCGAGGAGATCGAGCAGGCCGGCGGCAAGGCGCTCCCGATCGTCGGCGACGTGCGCGACGACGAGTCCGTCGCCGCGGCGGTCGCGCAGACCGCAGAGACGTTCGGCGGCATCGACGTGGTCGTCAACAACGCCAGCGCGATCGACCTGCGCAACACGTCCGAGATGGACATGAAGCGCTATGACCTCATGCAGGACATCAACGCGCGCGGCACGTATCTGCTGTCGAAGCTCGCGCTGCCGCATCTGCGCAAGGCAAGCAACGCGCACATCCTCACCCTGTCGCCGCCGATCAACCTCAACCCGCGGTGGGCGGGCGCGAGCCTCGCCTACACGATGGCGAAGTACGGGATGAGCCTCACAACGCTTGGGCTGGCCGAGGAGCTGCGAGGCGACGGGATCGCGGTCAACTCGCTGTGGCCGCGGACGCTCATCGCCACCGCCGCGGTCCAGAACCTGCTCGGCGGCGACGCGGCCATGGCCCGCTCGCGCAAGCCGGAGATCATGGCCGACGCCGCGCACGCGATCCTCATGCGCGACAGCCGCCAGGCGAGCGGCAACTTCTACATCGACGACGAGGTGCTCGCCGAGGAGGGCATCACCGACCTGTCGGGCTACGGGTACGGCGACGACCCGAGCGCGCTGCAGACCGACATCTTCCTCGACTGA
- a CDS encoding GntR family transcriptional regulator — protein sequence MIVNNRDDDGYVRLRDEIVTGRLQPNERLVELDLSERLGVGRAAIRTALVRLESEGLVERERHRGAKVRLVDEHEAVEILEARAMLEGLAARHAARRATPEDVAGLREILAGMRTRLDAGDLLGASDQNAVLHRRILQISGHATAQRLISTMRSQLVRFQFRTILVPGRPERSFAEHTAIVGALEAGDGDAAEAAMRLHLSHVAQTLSASPE from the coding sequence ATGATTGTCAACAATCGTGACGACGACGGCTACGTCCGCCTGCGCGACGAGATCGTCACCGGTCGCCTTCAGCCCAACGAGCGCCTGGTCGAGCTCGACCTCAGCGAGCGCCTCGGGGTCGGCCGCGCCGCGATCCGCACCGCGCTCGTCCGGCTCGAGTCCGAGGGCCTCGTCGAGCGCGAGCGCCACCGCGGCGCGAAGGTGCGCCTCGTCGACGAGCACGAGGCGGTCGAGATCCTCGAGGCGCGCGCCATGCTCGAGGGGCTGGCCGCGCGGCACGCCGCCCGCCGCGCGACGCCCGAGGACGTCGCCGGGCTGCGCGAGATCCTCGCCGGGATGCGGACGCGGCTCGACGCCGGCGACCTGCTCGGCGCTTCGGACCAGAACGCCGTCCTGCACCGCCGCATCCTGCAGATCAGCGGCCACGCCACCGCGCAGCGGCTGATCTCGACCATGCGCTCGCAGCTCGTGCGCTTCCAGTTCCGCACCATCCTCGTGCCCGGCCGGCCCGAGCGGTCGTTCGCCGAGCACACGGCGATCGTCGGCGCGCTGGAGGCCGGCGACGGCGATGCCGCCGAGGCGGCCATGCGCCTCCACCTGTCCCACGTCGCCCAGACCCTGTCCGCCTCACCCGAGTAG
- a CDS encoding 5-methyltetrahydropteroyltriglutamate--homocysteine S-methyltransferase — MPARTTPPFRADHVGSLLRPKWLLQARDDHKAGRIDDDELRGKEGEAILEAIAMQRDVGLLSATDGEFRRTSWHMDFIYSLAGVSQVEGESIHVQFRNEEGEYDYAPPAMHVDGRIGLRETIFGDAFRFLRDNVDERIMPKLTIPSPSMVHYRGGNSSIDQSVYPDVEQFWSDLASAYHDEMQAVYDLGCRYLQLDDTSLAYVNDPKQREHIAEIGGDPEHLHEQYIANFNRAIEGRPDDLTITTHLCRGNNQSMWAAEGGYDFVAEALFGDLNVDGYFLEFDDERSGGFEPLRFVPKGKVVVLGLVTTKRPELEDKDMLKRRIEAASKFVDLDQLCLSPQCGFSSTWEGNKLTHDDQRAKLALIVETAAEVWG, encoded by the coding sequence ATGCCCGCCCGCACCACGCCGCCGTTCCGCGCCGACCACGTCGGCAGCCTGCTGCGTCCGAAGTGGCTGCTGCAGGCGCGCGACGACCACAAGGCCGGGCGCATCGACGACGACGAGCTGCGGGGCAAGGAGGGCGAGGCGATCCTGGAGGCGATCGCCATGCAGCGCGACGTAGGCCTACTGAGCGCCACCGACGGCGAGTTCCGCCGCACGTCGTGGCACATGGACTTCATCTACTCGCTCGCCGGCGTCTCGCAGGTCGAGGGCGAGTCGATCCACGTGCAGTTCCGCAACGAGGAGGGCGAGTACGACTACGCGCCCCCGGCGATGCACGTCGACGGGCGCATCGGCCTGCGCGAGACGATCTTCGGCGACGCGTTCCGCTTCCTGCGCGACAACGTCGACGAGCGCATCATGCCGAAGCTGACGATCCCCTCGCCGTCGATGGTCCACTACCGCGGCGGCAACTCGTCGATCGACCAGTCCGTGTACCCGGACGTCGAGCAGTTCTGGAGCGACCTGGCCAGCGCCTACCACGACGAGATGCAGGCCGTCTACGACCTCGGCTGTCGCTACCTGCAGCTCGACGACACGTCGCTGGCCTACGTCAACGACCCGAAGCAGCGCGAGCACATCGCCGAGATCGGCGGGGATCCCGAGCACCTGCATGAGCAGTACATCGCGAACTTCAACCGCGCGATCGAGGGCCGTCCGGACGACCTCACGATCACGACGCACCTGTGCCGCGGCAACAACCAGTCGATGTGGGCCGCGGAGGGCGGCTACGACTTCGTCGCGGAGGCGCTGTTCGGCGACCTCAACGTCGACGGCTACTTCCTCGAGTTCGACGACGAGCGCTCCGGCGGCTTCGAGCCGCTGCGCTTCGTGCCCAAGGGCAAGGTCGTCGTGCTCGGCCTGGTGACGACCAAGCGCCCCGAGCTGGAGGACAAGGACATGCTCAAGCGGCGCATCGAGGCGGCGTCGAAGTTCGTGGACCTCGACCAGCTGTGCCTGTCGCCGCAGTGCGGGTTCTCGAGCACGTGGGAGGGCAACAAGCTCACGCACGACGACCAGAGGGCCAAGCTCGCGCTGATCGTCGAGACCGCGGCCGAGGTCTGGGGCTGA